The genomic segment TCCCTGTGTTGTCTCGCGGCACGGCCCCTGATTCCGAAAAAAGTTATGCCAAAGCCCGGCCGAACGAAGTAATGATAAGGGTTACTGGATGAATTCCGCTTCAATCCTGAGCGTCACCTCGTCACTGACCACGGGTACATATTTATCCAGCCCCCAGTCGGACCGTTTCAGACGCCCGGTGGCGGAAAATCCCAATGCCGGCTTGTTTTTCATGGGATGCTGAAACGCCTTGTTCAGGGTAACGTCAAGAGTGACGGGTTTGCTCACCTCCTTAATGGTCAGGTCGCCCATAACACGGCCGGTATTCTCCCCGGTCACCTCTATGGACGTGGCCTTGAAGGTCATGCGGGGATAGGCGGCTGCGTCGAAAAAGTCCGCGCTTTTCAGATGATCGTCCAGTTTTTCTACGCCGCTGTCCACACTGGCGGCCTCAATGGTCACCATCAGGGAACTTTGGGACGGATCTTGCGCATCAAAATTCAGATCCACGTCAAAATCATTAAACCGGACCACAGGAAAGGACAGCCCCAAATGGCTGTAGGAGAACAGGATATAGGCATGGGTTTTGTCCATTTCATATGTCCCGGATGGTACGTCAAGCGCCACCTCCCGGGCCTCTGGGCGATAGGCCACTGTTGCCGTCACAAGAACCATTACCGCCATGAGAATTGTTTTTTTCATGCGATTCTCTCCTTCTCCTGTTTTGCGTTGCATGTGCCAAGCATATATGCTGCGGGCGTCACTCAATCTTCACAATTTCGTGAACCGGTCCTCTCAACAGGTCTGACAAATCAGGATACGGATTTACAGACAGACGAAAAACCGCCTATATATGGGTCACTTCCATATAAGGATACAAGCCTTTCATGACCACCATATATGGGGACAAACACAAACCAGATCACATTCGGGAGCAGTCTTTATGACGGCCTCTCCTGCATTATCGCTCATGTTTCAGGGTACGGGATCAGATGTGGGCAAGTCGCTGATCGTGGCCGGGCTGTGCCGGGCCTACGCCAATCGTGGTCTTGCCGTTCTGCCGTTCAAACCCCAAAATATGTCCAATAATGCCGCCGTGACAGCGGATGGCGGCGAGATTGGCCGTGCCCAGTGGCTACAGGCGCGGGCAGCCCGGGCCACGCCCAGCGTGCACATGAATCCGGTGCTTCTCAAACCTCAGACGGATATCGGCGCCCAGGTCATTGTGCAGGGCAAGGTGCGCGGCACCGCCGCCGCAATGGATTATCAAACCCTGAAGGCGGAGCTGATGGACGCCGTGATGGACAGTTATGACCATCTGCGCGGGCGGGCCGACCTGGTGCTGGTGGAAGGTGCGGGCAGCCCGGCGGAGGTGAACCTGCGCGCCCATGACATCGCCAATATGGGGTTTGCCCGCCGCGCCCGCTGCCCCGTGGTGCTGATCGGCGATATCGACCGGGGCGGTGTGATTGCGAGCCTCGCGGGCACCCATGCGATTCTGGAGGCGGAAGACCGCGCCATGATCACGGGCTTCCTGATCAATAAATTCCGCGGCGATGTGCGGCTGTTTGACGATGGCTACCGCTTCATTGCCGATAAAACCGGTTGGCCCGGTTTCGGCGTGGTGCCCTTCTGGCGGGACGCCGGGAAACTGCCCGCCGAGGACGCCGTGGTGCTGGAGAGACCGTCACCAGCCGCCGCCGAAAAAATCCATATCGCCATCCCGATGCTGAGCCGGATTTCCAATTTCGACGATTTCGATCCGCTGAAATTGGAACCGGACGTGTTGGTGGAGTTCGTACCGCCCGGCTGGCCTCTGCCGCGCGAAGCTGACGTGATCATCCTGCCCGGCAGCAAGGCGACCATCGCCGACCTGAATTTTCTCCGCGCCCAGGGCTGGCATATCGACCTTCTCAGCCATCTGCGTCATGGCGGGCGGGTGCTGGGCATTTGCGGCGGCTATCAGATGCTGGGGCGCACACTCTATGACCCGGACGGCATCGAAGGGCCGCCCGGCCAGAGCGCCGAGGGCCTGGGACTTTTGGATCTGAACACCCGCTTTGCAGCCACAAAGCGGCTTGAAGAAGTGAGCGGCCGGCATCTGCTCACCGGCCAGCCGGTCACAGGCTATGAAATGCATATGGGCCGCAGCACGGGCCCCGCCACCACCCGGCCGATGGTGCTCCTCAACGACCGTCCGGACGGGGCGCGTTCAGAAGACGGGCTGGTGGAAGGCTGTTACCTGCACGGCCTGTTCGCAGAGGATGCCTTCCGCGCCGCCTGGCTTAGGGAGCTGCGCCCCGGCCGCCGGGCCAGCACGGCCTATGCCGGCCGGGTGGACCACCTGCTCGACGGCCTCGCTGATCACCTGGAACGCCATCTCGACCTCGACGCCCTGCTACAGGCGGCACGGGCGTTCAGGAACCTTCCGTAATGGCGGCACTTTCGCTCTCCTTCCCGTCGCTCCCGCCTACGCGGAAATGGCGAAAATGACGAAAGAGAAGCGGCAAGGACAAGCAAGGGAAACGTCATCTATCATGTTTTGGTTTCATTCAGGATAGCATGCGTCATCGCGAACCCGCGTCAGCGGGTGTGGCGATTCATAAGCCTGCTGTCCCTATGAGATATGACCATTGGTTTCATGGCTTCACAATAATGAACAGGCTTTTGACGGGGCTGCCCTGACCCGGAATCTCCGAAAAAGAACAAGGCCACCGTTCTCTTGACTTCAATTTAAAATGATTCTAAATTTTCAGAAATTTCTGAAATTTAAGGAAATACAGAAAATGAAGCTTTCCGATCCGTTGCAGGCCTTCGTCTCCCATTTCGGGGAAATGGGCAGCCGCTGGGGCATCAACCGCACGGTGGGGCAGATTTACGCCCTGCTGTATATCAGCGAAGAGGCATTGTGCGCCGATGAGATTGCCGCAGCGTTGCATATCTCACGCTCCAATGTGAGCATGGGACTGAAGGAGCTGCAAAGCTGGCGCCTGGTGCGGCTCAAACATTTTCCGGGCGACCGCAAGGATTATTTCACCGTACCCGAAGACATCTGGGAGATTGTGCGCACCCTGGTGGAGGAACGCCGCAAACGGGAAATCGAGCCCACGCTGTCGGTGTTGCGCGATATCCTGATGAAACAGCCGCCGGACAAGGATGAGGCCTATGCCCACAGGAAACTCGAAGAACTGCATGATCTGATCGATATGCTGACCCGCTGGTACATGGACATGCAGAAAATCGACAATGAGCGTCTGGTGCACCTTCTGAGCCTCGGCGCCAAGGTCTACAAACTTTATGAAATGAAAAACAAACTGCGGCTGATTCCGGGGCGAAAATCCCAGGAACACCGCGCATCCGCAAAGCCCCAGAAATCCGAGGAGACAGACGATGTTTGACCTCGATCCCCTGCTTCTGGCCCGTATCCAGTTTGCCTTCACCATTTCTTTCCATATCGTTTTTCCCGCCTTCACCATCGGTCTGGCAAGCTGGCTGGCCGTCCTTGAAGGGCTGTGGCTCAAGACCGGCAATCCGGTCTATCGCGACATCTACAGATTCTGGGTCAAGATTTTCGCCGTCGCTTTCGGCATGGGCGTGGTCTCAGGCGTGGTGATGTCCTATCAGTTCGGCACCAACTGGTCGGCCTTTTCCGACAAGACTGGCAATATCATGGGGCCGCTTCTGGGGTATGAGGTGCTCACCGCCTTTTTCCTCGAGGCCAGTTTCCTGGGCGTCATGCTGTTCGGCTGGAACCGGGTGAGTGCGAAAATGCACTTTGCCGCCACCGTCGTGGTGGCCATCGGCACCCTGATCTCCAGCTTCTGGATCCTGTCCGCCAACAGCTGGATGCAAACCCCGCAGGGCTTCCGCATCGACGAGATGGGCATCTTTCATCCCACCGACTGGTGGGAGGTGATTTTCAACCCCTCCTTCCCGTATCGCTTTGCCCATATGGTGACAGCCGCCTATCTGACCACCGCCTTTGTGGTCGGCGGGGTGGCGGCCTTTTACCTGTGGCGCGGCCGGCATCGGCAGCCGGCGCGGGTCATGTTCGCCATGGCCATGCTGATGGCGGTCTTTGTGGCGCCCTTGCAGATTTTCATCGGTGATCTGCACGGGCTCAACACCCTCAAGCATCAACCCGCCAAGGTGGCCGCCATGGAAGGCATCTGGGACACGGAAAAAAGCGCCGGTCTCAGGCTGTTCGCCTGGCCCGACGAAGCGGCGGAAACCAACCATTATGAAGTTCAGGTGCCGGGGCTCGCCAGCCTGATTCTTACCCATGACTGGCAGGGCGAGGTGAAGGGGCTCAAGGAATGGGCGAAGGAAGATCGCCCGCCCGTGGCCATCGTGTTCTGGTCGTTCCGGGTGATGGTGGGCCTGGGCACGCTGATGGCGCTGACCGGAGTCTTCGCGCTGATCCTCCATTTTCGCAAGCGACTCTATGACAGCCGCTGGTTCCAGATCTGGTGTATGGCGCTCACCCCGTCCGGTTTCATTGCCCTGCTCGCGGGCTGGTTTGTGACGGAAGTAGGCCGTCAGCCCTATACGGTTTACGGCCTGCTGCGTACGGATCAGTCCGCCTCCCCGATCCTCGGTGAACAGGTGGCCGTGTCGCTGTTGGCCTTTGTGGTGGTATATACCTTCCTGTTCGGCGCCGCCAGCTATTATATCCTGCGCACGCTTGCCAAAGGCCCGACTGAAAGCAGTGAGGAGGCCGATGAAACCCCGTATGGCGCGCATGGCCTGAAACAGCCGCCCACCGCTGCGGACATGCTGGGTGAATAAGGAGACGAACGATGTTCAATTTTGACAGCTTTCTCAATCTGCCGCTGATCTGGGGCGGCCTGATCGCTACCGCTATCCTGCTTTATGTGCTGCTGGACGGTTTTGATCTGGGGCTTGGCATCCTGTTTCCCTTCGCCCCCGATGAACAAAGTCGGGACCGCATGATGAACAGCATCGCGCCGTTCTGGGACGGGAATGAAACCTGGCTGGTGCTGGGCGGCGGTGGCCTGTTCGCGGCTTTTCCCCTGGCCTATGCGGTACTGTTGCCGGCGCTCTATATTCCGATCATCCTGATGCTGCTGGGGCTGATTTTCCGGGGCGTGGCGTTTGAATTCCGGTTCAAGGCCACAGGCCGGGACCGCCAGCTGTGGGATCTGGCGTTTCATAGCGGTTCGCTGCTGGCCACCTTTATGCAGGGCATGGTGCTAGGTGGGTTCGTGCAGGGAGTTATGGTAGCAGGCCGCAGCTTCGCGGGCGGGCCATTTGACTGGCTCACCGCCTTCAGCGTCATGACCGGTCTCGCCCTGGTGTTCGGCTATACCCTGCTGGGGGCCACCTGGCTGGTAATGAAAACCGACGGCCCCTTGCAACACTGGGCCCGGCGGGTGGCCCGGTATGTATTGGGTTTTGTGGGGCTTGGCCTGGCGTTGGTCAGCCTGACCATGCCATTCCTCAATGAAGGAGTGAAGGAGTTCTGGTTCTCTCTGCCCAACTTCTGGGCATTGTTGCCACTTCCACTGATCACCGCCGGGCTGTTCGCGCTGCTTTGGCGCAGCCTTGGCCGCGGCCGGGAGGTTCAGCCCTTTCTGCTCGCACTCACAATTTTCCTGATGGGGTTCCTGGGGCTCGGCCTCAGCCTCTGGCCCTGGGTTGTGCCCTACCACTTTACACTGGAAGAGGCCGCCGCCGCCCCGGAAAGCCTGTCGCTGCTGTTGGTGGGGGCGGTAATCTTCCTGCCGATGGTGCTCGCTTATACCGCCTGGAGTTATTATGTGTTCCGGGGAAAGACAGCGGAAAATGAAACCACTTACTAAAGGTCAGAAACAATGGCTATGGTTCCTGATCCTGGGGATCGGGAGCCTCGTCGCCACCGGCCTGCTCTCCCTCCTCGTCAAGCTGGTGATGAATATCTTCTGACGCCTGTGCTTGCGGCAATGCCGCTTTTCCGTTATAGCTTTTCCCGATGGTGCCTAGCCCCCGCATCGGGGACCGGGATAATAGGGAACACGGACGGAAATGATTCCGAAACCGTGGCTGTGCCCGCAACTGTATGTGGCGAGCCGCTTGCCCAGAGACCACTGGATCATCATACAGGATCCGGGAAGGTATGCAGACGGCCCTGACCCATGAGCCAGGAAACCTGCCATCACGTCGCCCGCCGGCCCTCGGGACAAGGGACCGGGACGGAACGGATTTTCCCCTCCGGTTATCCCCTTTGGCGACATGACTGTAACATGTGTGACAAGGTGCCCTTTTCGCCCGGGCGCCCTGCATTACGGGAGAGGATCCGGATCAGACATCATGAATGAGCAACACCCGCTTCATCAGCATCTTTTTCACATCTTCCTGTTGGCCCTTGCCCTGCTGATCGGATTTTTCAACCTGTTTATTGGCGAAGTTCCCCTTTCCGCCGGGGATATTCTGGCGGGCCTTGCCGGTACGGGAGACGAAACCACCACCATCATCATACAGGAACTGCGCCTGCCCCGGGTGGCCCTCGGGCTTCTGGCGGGAGCAACCCTGGGACTCAGCGGCGCAGCATTGCAGGGACTGTTACGCAATCCGCTGGCGGACCCCGGGGTGATCGGCGTGTCCTCCAGCGCGGGGCTCGGCGCCGTCATCGCCATTTATTTCGGGCTCAGCGCGAGCCTCCCCCTCACCGTGCCGCTTCTGGCCATGACCGGGGCGCTACTGGCAACCCTGGTGCTGTTGTTTCTCGCCGCCCGCGACGCCAGCATCCTGACCCTGATCCTTGCCGGCATCGGCATCAGTTCACTGGCCACCGCCCTGATGTCCCTGGTTCTTAATTTCGCGCCCACCGCCATGAGCGTACAGGATATGATCATGTGGCTGCTGGGCAGCTTGGAAAACCGTACCATCCAGGACCTGGGACTGGCGCTGCCCTTTATTCTGTTGGGCTGGGGCCTGATGTTGGGGGTCGGACAAGGACTGGACGCCACCAGCCTGGGCGAAGAAACCGCACATACGCTGGGCATCAACCTGAAACGGCTGAGGCTTCAGGTGGTTCTTGGCAGTGCGCTGAGCGTAGGCGCCGTGGTTTCCATCTGTGGAGCGGTGGGTTTTGTGGGGCTGGTGGTGCCCCATATCATGCGCCATTTCGTGGGGCATGCGCCCGGCCGGCTGCTGCTGTCCAGCGCCCTGGGCGGTGCCATTCTGCTGAGCCTCGCCGATCTTGCCACCCGGCTGCCAATAGGGCAGGGGCAGCTGCGCCTGGGCGTGGTCACCGCCTTTGTGGGCGCTCCGCTGTTCCTGTATATCATTTACAAAACCCGGGAGATGATGCGATGAACCATCAGAATGACGGACCGCTCGGACTGTGGGCCGAGGATCTCCGGGTCAAGGTTGGCGGCAGACAGATCCTTAAAGACGTCACCTTCTGTCTGCCCCGAGGCGGGGTTGTGGGCCTGATCGGCCCCAATGGCGCGGGCAAAAGCACTTTGCTGCGCGCCACGTTGAACCTGATCACACCGCAGAGCGGCCGGGTCCGGATTGACGGCCGCGACAGCGCCAGTTTCCCCCCGAAAGAGCGCGCCCGCAAGATCGCCTATATGGCCCAGGGCGCACCGGTACACTGGCCGCTGACGGTGGGGTATCTGGTGGCTCTGGGCCGCATTCCCCATCTCGATCCGTGGCGGAAGCTCGGCGCGCAAGACCAGGCAGCTATCGACCGGGCGCTCAGACTCACCGATACGCTACACTTGAAAGACCGAATCACCACCACACTCTCCGGCGGCGAACGGGCCTGCGCCATGCTGGCACGCGCCATCGTCTCCGACGCGCCCTATCTTCTGGTTGACGAGCCGGTGGCAAGCCTGGATCCGTTTCATCAGTTACAGGTGATGACGATCCTGAAGGATCTGGCGCGCGAAGGACACGGGGTCATGATCGTGCTGCATGACCTCACCCTGGCGCAGCGATTCTGCGATTACCTGATCCTGCTTCATGAGGGCGAAGTGCTGGCGCAGGGCGGCCCAGATACGGTGTTAAACGACGAATACCTTGCCCGCGCCTTCCACATCCGCGCCGCCCGCTGGCGGGAAAACGGGGATCATTTCCTAGTGCCGCGTACGGGGCTTGCGCCTTATGAGCGGGAAACGAAAAACGCCTGATAGGCCCGGAGCATGTCTTTGAGTACCGGCCGCAACGCCTGCGCCCGGTCTTCAAGGAAGGTATAGGGCGCCTCTTCCCGCATATAGCTGGCCTGCGCGATTTCCATCTGAATCGCGTGGATATTCCGCGCCGGATCGCCGTAATGACGGGTGATATAACCGCCCTTGAAACGGCCGTTCAGCACCGTCTCGTAGGGGGACTTTTGACCCAGTTCCAGAAGTCGCGCAGCCACCTCAGGGGCACAGCTCACCCCCCCTCCCGTGCCCAGGTTAAGATCCGGAAGTGTCCCCTCAAAAAACCGTGGCACCCGGCTCTTGATCGAATGGGCATCCCATAACAGGGCAACCCCATATTTTTGCCGCAAACGATCCAGTTCCGCCCGCAGCCGCTTGTGATAAGGCCGCCAGTACCGTTCAACCCGTTCGGCCACTTCGTCCGACGTCGGGGTCTCACCGTCAAGATAAAGCGGTTGGTCGTCAAAACTGGTGGTCGGGCAGATTTCCGTCTCGCTCTGTCCTGGATAAAGCGCGCTGCCGCCGGGATCCCGGTTCAGAT from the Luteithermobacter gelatinilyticus genome contains:
- the hutG gene encoding N-formylglutamate deformylase; its protein translation is MSDPVYEFEAGDGPLLISMPHVGQEIPGALAGRMTGVGWELADTDWHVDRLYDFCRELGASVIRARYSRYVVDLNRDPGGSALYPGQSETEICPTTSFDDQPLYLDGETPTSDEVAERVERYWRPYHKRLRAELDRLRQKYGVALLWDAHSIKSRVPRFFEGTLPDLNLGTGGGVSCAPEVAARLLELGQKSPYETVLNGRFKGGYITRHYGDPARNIHAIQMEIAQASYMREEAPYTFLEDRAQALRPVLKDMLRAYQAFFVSRS
- a CDS encoding GbsR/MarR family transcriptional regulator — encoded protein: MKLSDPLQAFVSHFGEMGSRWGINRTVGQIYALLYISEEALCADEIAAALHISRSNVSMGLKELQSWRLVRLKHFPGDRKDYFTVPEDIWEIVRTLVEERRKREIEPTLSVLRDILMKQPPDKDEAYAHRKLEELHDLIDMLTRWYMDMQKIDNERLVHLLSLGAKVYKLYEMKNKLRLIPGRKSQEHRASAKPQKSEETDDV
- a CDS encoding ABC transporter ATP-binding protein, with product MNHQNDGPLGLWAEDLRVKVGGRQILKDVTFCLPRGGVVGLIGPNGAGKSTLLRATLNLITPQSGRVRIDGRDSASFPPKERARKIAYMAQGAPVHWPLTVGYLVALGRIPHLDPWRKLGAQDQAAIDRALRLTDTLHLKDRITTTLSGGERACAMLARAIVSDAPYLLVDEPVASLDPFHQLQVMTILKDLAREGHGVMIVLHDLTLAQRFCDYLILLHEGEVLAQGGPDTVLNDEYLARAFHIRAARWRENGDHFLVPRTGLAPYERETKNA
- the cydB gene encoding cytochrome d ubiquinol oxidase subunit II gives rise to the protein MFNFDSFLNLPLIWGGLIATAILLYVLLDGFDLGLGILFPFAPDEQSRDRMMNSIAPFWDGNETWLVLGGGGLFAAFPLAYAVLLPALYIPIILMLLGLIFRGVAFEFRFKATGRDRQLWDLAFHSGSLLATFMQGMVLGGFVQGVMVAGRSFAGGPFDWLTAFSVMTGLALVFGYTLLGATWLVMKTDGPLQHWARRVARYVLGFVGLGLALVSLTMPFLNEGVKEFWFSLPNFWALLPLPLITAGLFALLWRSLGRGREVQPFLLALTIFLMGFLGLGLSLWPWVVPYHFTLEEAAAAPESLSLLLVGAVIFLPMVLAYTAWSYYVFRGKTAENETTY
- a CDS encoding YceI family protein yields the protein MKKTILMAVMVLVTATVAYRPEAREVALDVPSGTYEMDKTHAYILFSYSHLGLSFPVVRFNDFDVDLNFDAQDPSQSSLMVTIEAASVDSGVEKLDDHLKSADFFDAAAYPRMTFKATSIEVTGENTGRVMGDLTIKEVSKPVTLDVTLNKAFQHPMKNKPALGFSATGRLKRSDWGLDKYVPVVSDEVTLRIEAEFIQ
- a CDS encoding cytochrome ubiquinol oxidase subunit I — protein: MFDLDPLLLARIQFAFTISFHIVFPAFTIGLASWLAVLEGLWLKTGNPVYRDIYRFWVKIFAVAFGMGVVSGVVMSYQFGTNWSAFSDKTGNIMGPLLGYEVLTAFFLEASFLGVMLFGWNRVSAKMHFAATVVVAIGTLISSFWILSANSWMQTPQGFRIDEMGIFHPTDWWEVIFNPSFPYRFAHMVTAAYLTTAFVVGGVAAFYLWRGRHRQPARVMFAMAMLMAVFVAPLQIFIGDLHGLNTLKHQPAKVAAMEGIWDTEKSAGLRLFAWPDEAAETNHYEVQVPGLASLILTHDWQGEVKGLKEWAKEDRPPVAIVFWSFRVMVGLGTLMALTGVFALILHFRKRLYDSRWFQIWCMALTPSGFIALLAGWFVTEVGRQPYTVYGLLRTDQSASPILGEQVAVSLLAFVVVYTFLFGAASYYILRTLAKGPTESSEEADETPYGAHGLKQPPTAADMLGE
- a CDS encoding cobyric acid synthase: MTASPALSLMFQGTGSDVGKSLIVAGLCRAYANRGLAVLPFKPQNMSNNAAVTADGGEIGRAQWLQARAARATPSVHMNPVLLKPQTDIGAQVIVQGKVRGTAAAMDYQTLKAELMDAVMDSYDHLRGRADLVLVEGAGSPAEVNLRAHDIANMGFARRARCPVVLIGDIDRGGVIASLAGTHAILEAEDRAMITGFLINKFRGDVRLFDDGYRFIADKTGWPGFGVVPFWRDAGKLPAEDAVVLERPSPAAAEKIHIAIPMLSRISNFDDFDPLKLEPDVLVEFVPPGWPLPREADVIILPGSKATIADLNFLRAQGWHIDLLSHLRHGGRVLGICGGYQMLGRTLYDPDGIEGPPGQSAEGLGLLDLNTRFAATKRLEEVSGRHLLTGQPVTGYEMHMGRSTGPATTRPMVLLNDRPDGARSEDGLVEGCYLHGLFAEDAFRAAWLRELRPGRRASTAYAGRVDHLLDGLADHLERHLDLDALLQAARAFRNLP
- a CDS encoding FecCD family ABC transporter permease, giving the protein MNEQHPLHQHLFHIFLLALALLIGFFNLFIGEVPLSAGDILAGLAGTGDETTTIIIQELRLPRVALGLLAGATLGLSGAALQGLLRNPLADPGVIGVSSSAGLGAVIAIYFGLSASLPLTVPLLAMTGALLATLVLLFLAARDASILTLILAGIGISSLATALMSLVLNFAPTAMSVQDMIMWLLGSLENRTIQDLGLALPFILLGWGLMLGVGQGLDATSLGEETAHTLGINLKRLRLQVVLGSALSVGAVVSICGAVGFVGLVVPHIMRHFVGHAPGRLLLSSALGGAILLSLADLATRLPIGQGQLRLGVVTAFVGAPLFLYIIYKTREMMR